One Vespa velutina chromosome 9, iVesVel2.1, whole genome shotgun sequence DNA segment encodes these proteins:
- the LOC124951582 gene encoding uncharacterized protein LOC124951582 isoform X1, producing the protein MKFRKAASTSSPKMELLSRRSTTNDGRMSTLKRSRSFRASVKLISKIRNRAAFRLASGFEISPVSSKDQYKTTRISSKDPEKVKQQQELPRTFVNSRKNEKEKPIDKRDERKKDEDIPQENLRTLLETNSSIDVVESREITKDFEKKLSLDDRISMKNRKDLERSWEGKIEDETKSPKVVRIFRRKIMTDESSKKKNDQAVKAKGKLEKDEHGYENPTFSLDSSLDSSFASVEINVKNDEQITCEERYECVVEKTNLDEQKLLKSLLSNKSDLKYIRSFSMREDRSFVRDKSPGYERNNRPRTNFYSETEIDTSSRSKEKYHRDLRLCIENTDSVCPSKSCRNKTVDNLTNFWTNARGGSFRSKMSASKKKLGKESKDLESIGQDRVLVTTTSGSKLQSLQGMEFLEGFGKKKQQPQQHSNNLSSIHINPLSAQSLNIHLHALFAAVEHGHLDKARTILESTDVDVNSVNSDGLSPLDVAVLSNNRPLAKMLVTFGAQEGNQFKSPESLGSHLASLLSEAEHRVQELGGSTSGSGGSTLLEPPSSHRASFSTQHNNLTGCGGSTEDKQLALWERRARALRKMLLGFDQARPPDMPFMVTVDVTGTTSVTVKFQEPDSHDSPICTKFKVQWSLKEDFSTICGEREVLDMKQRECRIDGLIQGQKYYFRAAAGNLKGYSRFRNSVPAHVTPSSWRDVDGRVPRFAGRLEQLNTLFTDIRRPEYTHETPAVQRRNHKKKTTIKQLFTATSKFQKNLRRGVFLACLLYHEDKVLVTNEDFLPVIEVDETYPSSIYNDFHWLMKVACTWDDVKTLRQDMEKSHSSSTNHFRIKLLQAAAQMQAALCIQDLGQLYHKPIRDIQGTLVFATVNYVKSPKLVSVLNSRWLPLSKVTKKIIIHEDSNVADILMASIQEQMTYHQVSSIKLSRGLYLGYLKMQSSVDLIQLVVPAKSPNVLPHCKIRDNPHVSAEEWDYLKRITRIYASDSSVKDSEEKENVTNECQGTEQQKLFVDLVSATSRRLFNYMEINPEDSLVHRLYDAEVIDLTHDVSFLITVPPAETACCVPGTREILLQRGDLLSLPIQVFEMVHLNTYQKDVINRYSRLSCILELDTAQAQHNHREAFSSLELSVAKDKLARLQDLQSQVNTVWKGARWLIDVITFARDRGSGQQSGTSQTVGISMKHLLGLDRNKSNSNSLKRSLLQLPPRDPKLVKSSPGRGSWPGPNVTNSSSNLLTTEFSKSEQQLPSAQYVRKGSNVSTNSEPQKSSVTISSTSNLTNTKNVSSNNHLVPMQNVRLPPSKSEDTLLLTKYKHSPRNRSATITSASASTSPLLNIKPIIYGGSLLSVSTAMTNTNTSLLSVSNTNSDSLHSLSSDEYSTPNSSICLKPGHIKVKTTKSTASLANMATSVGDNQSEEEKDEATMMPAPLPGILQVYAAYETGLASGTSLKLHVTPRTTAREVVDLVVKQLNMAVVLKGQDGPIYTVDELPNFCLVAVIGARERCLRDDFKPLQLQNPWKKGRLYVRQKQDVLAALEHSSKHTAYL; encoded by the exons ATGAAATTTCGAAAAGCTGCATCAACGTCCAGTCCAAAAATGGAATTATTATCAAGACGATCGACAACGAACGACGGCAGAATGTCGACGTTGAAAAGATCGAGATCGTTTCGTGCTTCGGTAAAATTGATATCGAAAATCCGAAATCGTGCAGCGTTCAGGCTTGCCTCGGGTTTTGAAATATCGCCTGTGTCCTCGAAGGATCAATATAAAACGACACGTATATCCTCAAAGGATCCCGAAAAAGTGAAGCAGCAACAGGAATTGCCTAGAACATTTGTGAATTCGaggaagaatgagaaagagaagccgATCGAtaagagagatgaaagaaaaaaggacgagGATATACCTCAGGAAAATCTGCGAACGTTGTTAGAAACGAATTCGTCGATTGACGTCGTCGAGTCTCGCGAGATTACGAAGGATTTTGAGAAGAAGCTTTCTCTTGATGACAGAATAAGCATGAAAAACCGAAAAGATCTTGAAAGATCTTGGGAGGGTAAAATAGAGGACGAAACTAAGTCGCCGAAAGTCGTACGTATTTTTCGTCGAAAAATTATGACCGACGAaagttcgaaaaagaaaaacgaccaAGCTGTGAAAGCTAAGGGAAAGCTAGAAAAGGACGAACACGGTTACGAGAATCCTACGTTCTCTTTGGATAGTTCCCTTGACTCGAGTTTTGCTTCTGTTGAAATCAACGTAAAAAATGACGAACAAATAACATGTGAGGAACGATATGAATGTGTAGTCGAAAAAACTAATCTCGACGAGCAAAAACTCTTGAAATCATTACTTTCTAACAAATCTGATCTTAAGTACATTAGAAGTTTCAGTATGAGAGAAGATAGAAGTTTTGTGAGAGATAAAAGTCCAGGATATGAAAGGAACAATCGACCAAGAACGAATTTTTATTCCGAGACCGAAATCGATACCTCGtcaagatcgaaagaaaaatatcatcgtGATCTACGATTATGCATCGAAAATACGGACAGTGTTTGCCCTTCCAAATCTTGCAGAAACAAGACTGTCGATAATTTAACTAACTTTTGGACGAATGCTCGTGGTGGAAGCTTTCGTAGCAAAATGTCCGCCAGTAAAAAGAAACTAGGAAAGGAGTCAAAGGATCTAGAATCAATTGGACAGGATCGAGTTCTCGTCACGACCACTTCCGGATCAA aaCTGCAATCGCTACAAGGTATGGAGTTCCTGGAAGgttttggaaaaaagaagcaacagCCACAGCAGCATTCGAATAATTTGTCGTCGATCCATATTAATCCTCTCTCAGCACAATCCCTCAACATACATTTGCATG CTCTTTTTGCAGCCGTCGAACATGGTCATTTGGACAAAGCCAGAACAATTTTGGAGTCGACCGACGTGGACGTAAACAG tGTAAATAGCGACGGTTTATCGCCATTGGACGTCGCAGTGCTCAGCAACAACAGACCACTGGCGAAGATGTTGGTCACGTTCGGCGCACAGGAAGGCAACCAAT TCAAGTCACCGGAGTCCTTGGGCAGTCATTTGGCGTCGTTACTGTCGGAAGCGGAACATAGAGTCCAAGAACTCGGTGGCAGCACTTCCGGCAGCGGTGGTAGCACTCTTTTGGAACCACCGAGCAGCCACAGAGCCAGTTTCTCGACGCAGCATAATAATCTTACGGGATGCGGAGGCAGCACCGAAGACAAACAACTAGCTCTCTGGGAGAGGAGAGCTCGAGCACTGAGAAAGATGTTGCTAGGTTTCGATCAAGCAA GACCACCAGACATGCCTTTCATGGTCACAGTCGATGTTACCGGAACGACCTCCGTGACAGTAAAATTTCAAGAACCAGATTCACATGATTCTCCAATTTGTACGAAATTCAAAGTTCAGTGGAGTCTTAAGGAGGATTTTTCTACTATATGTGGTGAGAGAGAGGTCCTGGATATGAAACAAAGGGAATGCCGTATCGATGGACTCATTCAaggacaaaaatattatttccgtGCGGCTGCGGGAAATTTAAAAGGCTACAGCAGATTTAGGAATTCGGTTCCTGCTCATGTCACTCCTAGTA GTTGGAGAGACGTTGACGGCAGGGTACCAAGATTTGCTGGACGTTTAGAACAATTGAACACTCTCTTTACCGATATAAGACGTCCGGAATATACGCACGAGACACCAGCAGTTCAAAGACGcaatcataaaaagaaaacgacgatAAAGCAACTCTTTACCGCAACAAGCAAGTTTCAGAAGAATCTGCGGCGTGGCGTGTTTCTTGCTTGTTTGCTTTATCATGAGGATAAGGTTCTCGTCACCAATGAAGACTTTTTACCTGTGATCGAGGTCGATGAAACCTATCCTAGTTCTATTTATAACGATTTTCACTGGTTAATGAAAGTTGCATGCACGTGGGATGACGTAAAGACTCTCCGGCAAGATATGGAGAAAAGTCACAGCAGTTCAACTAATCACTTTAGGATAAAATTGCTCCAGGCTGCTGCACAAATGCAG GCTGCACTGTGTATACAAGATCTTGGCCAGTTATACCATAAACCAATAAGAGACATTCAAGGAACCCTTGTATTTGCAACCGTGAACTACGTTAAATCACCAAAACTCGTATCAGTCTTAAATAGTAGATGGCTTCCTTTGAGTAAAGTcactaaaaaaattataattcacgAAGATAGCAACGTGGCGGATATTTTGATGGCCAGTATACAAGAACAAATGACATATCACCAAGTCAGTAGTATCAAATTATCAAGGGGTTTATACCTTGGTTACTTAAAAATGCAAAGTAGTGTGGATCTTATACAACTGGTTGTACCAGCAAAGTCACCTAATGTTTTGCCACATTGTAAAATACGTGACAACCCTCATGTATCCGC gGAGGAATGGGATTATCTAAAGAGGATAACTCGTATTTATGCCTCCGACAGTTCTGTCAAAGATtcagaggagaaagagaatgtaacGAACGAATGTCAGGGTACAGAACAACAGAAATTATTCGTCGATTTGGTCTCCGCAACGTCACGTCGTCTCTTTAATTATATGGAAATTAATCCAGAGGATTCTTTAGTACATCGACTTTATGATGCTGAAGTTATAGATCTCACGCACGATGTGTCATTTCTTATTACCGTACCTCCTGCAGAAACAGCGTGTTGTGTACCCGGAACAAGAGAAATTCTTTTACAACGAGGAGATTTACTTTCCTTGCCTATTCAAGTATTCGAAATGGTTCACTTAAATACATACCAAAAGGACGTGATTAATCGATATTCAAGGCTAAGTTGTATATTGGAATTAGACACCGCACAAGCTCAGCATAATCATAGAGAAGCTTTTAGCTCTTTAGAACTAAGCGTAGCAAAAGATAAACTTGCGAGGTTACAAGATCTACAATCTCAGGTAAACACAGTATGGAAGGGTGCTAGATGGCTTATCGACGTCATCACTTTTGCAAGAGACCGTGGATCTGGACAACAAAGC GGTACATCACAAACTGTTGGCATATCTATGAAACATCTATTAGGTCTAgacagaaataaaagtaacagCAACAGTTTAAAAAGAAGTCTTCTTCAATTACCACCTCGGGATCCTAAACTTGTCAAATCGAGTCCAGGACGTGGAAGTTGGCCAGGTCCGAATGTTACAAATTCCTCTTCCAATTTGCTTACAACCGAATTTAGCAAAAGCGAACAACAATTACCTAGTGCTCAATACGTACGGAAGGGCAGTAACGTTTCAACAAATTCAGAACCTCAAAAATCGTCCGTTACTATAAGTAGTACTAGTAATTTGACCAATACTAAGAACGTTAGCAGTAATAACCATTTAGTACCTATGCAGAATGTACGGCTTCCACCTTCGAAATCTGAGGACACCCTTTTACTTACTAAGTACAAACACAGTCCTAGAAATCGTTCGGCCACCATCACTTCTGCATCGGCAAGTACCAGTCCATTACTTAATATAAAACCGATTATCTATGGTGGATCGCTTTTAAGCGTATCAACGGCTATGACCAACACCAACACGAGTCTCCTCAGTGTTAGTAACACAAATTCCGACAGTCTTCATTCTCTAAGTAGCGACGAATATTCAACTCCAAATTCGAGTATTTGCTTAAAACCAGGACATATAAAAGTCAAAACGACGAAATCAACGGCTAGTTTAGCAAACATGGCTACATCAGTAGGAGATAATCAatcggaagaagaaaaagacgaagcaACGATGATGCCAGCACCTCTACCTGGTATTCTTCAG GTTTATGCGGCCTATGAAACTGGTTTGGCCTCTGGTACCAGTTTAAAATTACATGTAACACCACGAACCACAGCAAGAGAAGTTGTAGATCTTGTTGTCAAGCAATTAAATATGGCTGTAGTCTTAAAGGGTCAAGATGGGCCTATCTACACAGTCGATGAATTACCAAATTTTTGCCTAGTTGCTGTAATTGGTGCGAGGGAACGTTGTTTAAGGGATGATTTTAAACCCCTCCAACTACAAAATCCGTGGAAAAAGGGGCGTTTGTATGTTAGACAAAAACAAGATGTTCTTGCTGCTCTCGAACACAGTAGCAAACATACAGCCTATTTATAg